The Zingiber officinale cultivar Zhangliang chromosome 10A, Zo_v1.1, whole genome shotgun sequence genome contains a region encoding:
- the LOC122027169 gene encoding uncharacterized protein LOC122027169, translated as MSREASVGGSGEASSNSGAAIPSVASTTSGTSDSKRLAVNAPGNRSDPGWKHGIAVDENPKKVQCKYCQKVINGGIYRLKHHLAGTQKDVGACKAVSDDVRKEMWKIVSSLQENLIKRAKEIEGRSSDSSPLGQYEDEEVEGAKRQRREIAKNPADLFKKRGVSSQTTINGIFKKNLREEACQGIASFFYNNAIPFHVAKSDEFKKMLDLVARHGIGFKPPSYHEIRVKYLKQQVDCTKEVIEQHKAFWKKMGCTIMTDGWTDKRRRTILNFLVNSPMGTIFLKSIDASDISKTADKIFKLMDEIVEEVGEENVVPIVTDNAANYKAAGEMLMGKRKRLYWTPCAVHCIDLMLEDFEKKIPIHKETIARGKKITTYIYSRTALISLLHHFTKEKDLIRPATTRFATSYLTLGCLNDNKGALIRMFTSKEWKFSQFAKTKDGKVIENVVMDKDFWKSIITCLRNEKPAMGFIYEEMDRAKEKIQAAFNGIKKSYLPLWEIIDARWDNQLHRPLHAAGYYLNPQFHYSPNFKADFEVKRGIYDCLQRMVESMEEVKKIDAQLEDFKYRKKFFGSAVATCGIETKTPAQWWESYGYEHPELQKFAIRVLSLTCSSSGCERNWSAFEMVHTKRRNRLKAKTMNDVVFVMANSKLAKKKELRKVNDYSIDDLASDDDWIVDDSENLDLDASNEDLVPVEEGPSSGAPHDDLELPSYDDDEVEEGGDAMEDAGDEEHMEDDYEFMNL; from the exons ATGAGTAGAGAAGCTAGTGTTGGTGGGTCTGGTGAAGCAAGCTCCAATAGTGGTGCAGCCATTCCAAGCGTAGCTTCCACAACTAGTGGAACTTCAGATTCCAAAAGATTGGCAGTGAATGCTCCTGGAAATAGATCTGATCCAGGTTGGAAACATGGAATTGCAGTTGATGAAAATCCAAAGAAAGTGCAATGCAAATACTGTCAAAAGGTGATAAATGGAGGGATTTATAGACTCAAGCATCATTTGGCAGGAACACAAAAGGATGTTGGAGCATGCAAGGCTGTTAGTGATGATGTAAGGAAGGAAATGTGGAAAATTGTATCCTCAttgcaagaaaatttaataaagagGGCAAAGGAGATTGAAGGAAGATCAAGTGATTCAAGTCCTCTTGGCCAATATGAAGATGAGGAGGTGGAGGGTGCAAAAAGACAAAGGCGAGAAATTGCAAAGAATCCTGCTGATCTATTCAAGAAAAGGGGTGTGAGTAGTCAAACTACCATCAATGGCATTTTCAAGAAGAATTTGAGGGAGGAAGCTTGCCAAGGGATTGCCTCTTTTTTCTACAATAATGCTATACCTTTTCATGTGGCAAAAAGTGATGAATTCAAGAAGATGCTAGACTTGGTTGCAAGACATGGTATTGGCTTTAAGCCTCCATCCTACCATGAGATTAGAGTCAAGTATTTGAAACAACAAGTTGATTGCACCAAAGAAGTTATAGAGCAGCACAAAGCATTTTGGAAGAAAATGGGATGCACAATTATGACTGATGGGTGGACAGATAAGAGGAGGAGGACTATATTAAACTTCTTGGTTAATAGTCCTATGGGAACCATTTTTTTGAAGTCAATTGATGCATCTGATATATCTAAAACAGCTGACAAGATTTTCAAGTTGATGGATGAAATTGTTGAAGAAGTTGGTGAAGAAAATGTAGTGCCAATTGTCACAGACAATGCAGCAAACTACAAAGCAGCCGGGGAGATGTTGATGGGGAAGAGAAAGAGGCTATATTGGACGCCTTGTGCAGTTCATTGCATCGATTTAATGTTGgaggattttgaaaaaaagaTACCAATACATAAAGAGACAATTGCACGAGGTAAAAAGATCACAACTTACATCTATTCAAGGACTGCGCTTATTTCTCTATTGCATCATTTTACCAAAGAAAAGGATTTGATTAGACCAGCCACTACCCGTTTTGCCACATCTTACTTGACTTTGGGTTGCTTGAATGACAATAAGGGAGCATTGATTAGAATGTTTACATCCAAAGAATGGAAATTTAGTCAATTTGCAAAGACTAAAGATGGAAAGGTTATTGAAAATGTGGTAATGGATAAGGACTTCTGGAAAAGCATTATTACATGCTTGAGGA ATGAGAAGCCTGCCATGGGGTTCATTTATGAGGAAATGGACAGGGCCAAAGAAAAGATACAAGCTGCCTTTAATGGTATTAAGAAAAG TTACTTGCCTCTATGGGAAATTATAGATGCAAGATGGGATAATCAACTACATCGGCCTTTGCATGCTGCGGGCTATTACCTTAACCCTCAATTTCATTACAGTCCTAATTTTAAAGCTGACTTTGAAGTGAAAAGAGGAATATATGATTGTCTACAAAGGATGGTTGAAAGTATGGAAGAAGTAAAGAAGATTGATGCTCAACTGGAAGACTTCAAATATCGAAAGAAATTCTTTGGTAGTGCAGTAGCCACTTGTGGAATTGAAACCAAAACTCCAGCACAATGGTGGGAATCATATGGTTATGAACATCCTGAGTTGCAAAAGTTTGCTATTCGTGTTTTGAGCTTGACATGCAGCTCATCTGGCTGTGAGAGGAATTGGAGTGCATTTGAGATG GTCCACACTAAGAGAAGAAATCGTTTGAAGGCAAAAACGATGAATGATGTAGTCTTTGTGATGGCTAATtcaaaattagccaagaagaaggaatTGAGGAAAGTCAATGACTATAGCATTGATGACCTAGCTTCTGATGATGATTGGATTGTGGATGATAGTGAAAATTTAGATTTGGATGCTTCAAATGAAGATTTGGTTCCAGTTGAAGAAGGACCTAGTAGTGGAGCACCTCATGATGATTTGGAGCTGCCTAGttatgatgatgatgaagttgaagaagGTGGAGATGCCATGGAGGATGCTGGAGATGAAGAACACATGGAGGATGATTATGAATTCATGAATTTATGA